One stretch of Daphnia pulicaria isolate SC F1-1A chromosome 6, SC_F0-13Bv2, whole genome shotgun sequence DNA includes these proteins:
- the LOC124342147 gene encoding uncharacterized protein LOC124342147, with translation MAHIFTGGYSFESAWAQLQSKYGDPALIIQAHNQCLLQLLPFKTGYFDSLFHMATAVHDAVSSVGPEHIDMFTYSTVVGSLHVNLPINLQTDWGKYAYELRRVPSLKDFDSWIDAIVGAEELRGAKLSSTGSSNATKPPASGTTNINNSNQNQPGSSNYNNRNPTVLVQSLLEVAVFPECPACKENPGHRLEMCNVFKRMIVNARAALCASNNHCFKCLIRGHYTRKCRRQNAGCKECGGPHHSLLHRADRQFPEASTNKGNNHHVLLVKSMDSGVRPVSLAIVQLLVETFDSVRTTYAVLDPGSEATLVTRNLANSLNLKGPPLLVRFGSFWDSLLVESNVVTFKLNSLDGKHTLEASNVLVVPKITLSQRKIDWPSIKTNWEHLSTLDLPSIDSSKVEVLIGMDFPSAHQTLQIAVPIEGEDGPTAHQTCFGWAVVGKIPRYLVASPSKKRNVNLGYVQLHSSPFDASEDSQSAKPCKNSPDTTAANSTSDGDDQMVAIINRSMTRLKCGYQIELPVKPNHPLIPNNRSQALSRFYGLERHLLDPNMRSLAKQYEQKINNLIASGTVVLVDRSEIDKPAGFIWHLPHFFVVNNNKPDKGIRVVFDCAARYNGISLNDITLRGPPSIPYLVGILLRARQHSVALSADITSFYHRIGVDKKTSVSSTLRFPEIWQQFSGTHVPIHDLGIRRNLCIICRRSNLATRSKRQHALSPRCNQIKGQFLLR, from the coding sequence ATGGCGCATATCTTCACTGGCGGCTATTCCTTCGAGTCAGCGTGGGCTCAGCTCCAAAGCAAATACGGCGACCCAGCCTTGATTATTCAAGCCCATAATCAGTGCCTTCTACAGCTTCTACCTTTCAAGACCGGCTACTTTGACTCCCTTTTTCACATGGCAACTGCTGTACACGATGCCGTTTCGAGTGTGGGCCCTGAGCACATCGATATGTTCACCTACTCCACGGTAGTTGGCTCACTCCACGTCAATCTACCGATTAATCTTCAAACAGATTGGGGCAAGTATGCCTATGAATTGAGACGAGTTCCATCACTAAAGGATTTTGACAGCTGGATCGACGCAATTGTTGGGGCGGAAGAGCTTCGTGGTGCCAAACTCTCTTCGACAGGCAGTTCAAATGCAACAAAACCACCCGCTTCCGGTACGACGAATATAAACAACAGCAACCAAAACCAACCAGGCAGCAGCAACTATAACAACCGCAACCCAACTGTCCTTGTGCAATCATTATTGGAAGTAGCAGTCTTTCCCGAGTGTCCCGCCTGCAAGGAGAATCCAGGACACAGGCTCGAAATGTGTAACGTTTTCAAAAGGATGATTGTCAACGCTCGCGCCGCATTATGCGCCTCCAACAACCACTGCTTCAAATGTCTAATTCGTGGCCATTACACCCGAAAATGCAGAAGACAAAACGCTGGTTGCAAAGAATGTGGCGGCCCCCATCATTCGTTACTACATAGAGCTGATCGGCAGTTCCCAGAGGCATCAACCAATAAAGGTAACAATCATCACGTACTTCTCGTTAAATCCATGGACAGCGGTGTTCGGCCAGTTTCATTGGCTATTGTTCAATTGTTGGTTGAAACGTTCGACTCGGTTCGCACAACCTATGCTGTCCTTGATCCTGGTAGCGAAGCAACCCTTGTAACACGAAACTTGGCAAACTCGCTAAATCTAAAAGGCCCGCCCTTGCTCGTTCGCTTTGGTTCGTTCTGGGACTCGCTTTTGGTCGAATCCAATGTAGTAACGTTTAAACTAAACTCTCTGGATGGCAAACACACCTTGGAGGCGTCCAACGTCTTAGTCGTCCCAAAGATTACTCTGTCCCAGCGTAAAATTGATTGGCCCAGTATTAAAACTAATTGGGAACACTTGTCCACCCTTGACCTTCCAAGTATCGATTCGTCCAAAGTCGAAGTTTTAATCGGAATGGATTTTCCATCCGCTCATCAAACGCTCCAAATCGCCGTACCGATCGAAGGTGAAGATGGCCCTACAGCGCACCAGACTTGCTTCGGTTGGGCCGTCGTTGGCAAAATACCGCGATATCTCGTTGCCAGTCCTAGTAAGAAGCGAAACGTAAATTTAGGTTACGTACAACTCCATTCGTCGCCCTTCGATGCTTCAGAAGACTCGCAATCAGCAAAGCCATGCAAAAATTCACCCGATACCACAGCTGCTAACTCCACTTCCGACGGAGACGATCAAATGGTAGCCATCATCAACCGGTCTATGACGCGCTTAAAATGTGGTTACCAGATTGAGCTGCCAGTAAAACCGAACCACCCTTTAATTCCCAACAACAGGAGTCAAGCGCTTTCGCGTTTCTATGGACTCGAACGTCACCTTCTTGACCCGAATATGCGCAGCCTCGCAAAACAATACGAACAAAAGATCAATAATCTCATCGCTTCAGGCACTGTAGTACTTGTGGATCGGTCAGAAATTGACAAACCAGCGGGTTTTATTTGGCATTTACCGCATTTTTTCgtcgtcaacaacaacaagccggACAAGGGGATTCGAGTCGTTTTCGATTGTGCCGCTCGTTACAACGGAATATCTCTCAACGATATTACATTGCGTGGACCCCCATCTATTCCTTATCTGGTTGGTATCCTACTTCGAGCGCGCCAACATTCCGTCGCCCTTTCGGCCGATATTACTTCATTTTACCATCGTATCGGTGTAGACAAAAAAACATCAGTCTCTTCAACGCTTCGTTTTCCGGAAATTTGGCAGCAATTCTCCGGTACTCACGTACCAATTCACGACCTTGGTATTCGGCGAAATTTGTGCATCATCTGCCGCCGTTCAAACCTTGCAACGCGCAGCAAACGACAACATGCGCTTTCCCCACGTTGCAACCAGATTAAAGGACAATTTTTACTCCGATAA
- the LOC124342146 gene encoding uncharacterized protein LOC124342146 — MEEEALKFAKDVTECLASGGFALTGFASSSLRVINSIPTHLRSTPVADLNPNASPVDLIFGMEWHLIDDSYRIRVKQMPKVSTKRELLSAISLTFDPLGICLPVMTGARLQFQQIHKLEREKKLHRRWDNHLPEEVLAKWEEWTKGLNRLSLMYVSRCFRPTEFPLDKSVFTLIIFADASLVAYCAVAYFRVQCGDRVHVSFVMAKGRLTPLTPMTIPRLELKAAVLAVHISTIIKKELRIIISATEFYSDSEIVLHQLRTSRPRQTAFVAARRSEILAHSSAEQWYYVCSEDNPADACPRGVVPKDFGPDCKWITRPTFLLDPAFVPVAFHPPSVFADDETAQVVNVGQLSEAQPSRHPSFLVVSKIITQSTQLNTLKRDVAQALRTEPVSEKEPTADELANAFRLCLAISQEEAFPRESDTLAKGALIPRNSILKRVGPYIDPADGLLKVDGRLQHAELVLVTPSS, encoded by the coding sequence atggaagaagaggctTTAAAATTTGCTAAGGATGTAACGGAATGTCTCGCGTCTGGCGGTTTCGCTTTAACCGGTTTTGCTTCATCTTCCTTGCGAGTAATCAACAGTATACCAACGCATCTTAGATCGACACCAGTAGCGGATCTCAACCCGAACGCCTCGCCAGTTGACCTTATTTTCGGCATGGAATGGCATCTTATCGACGACTCTTACAGAATCAGGGTAAAGCAGATGCCCAAAGTATCAACAAAGAGGGAATTGTTATCAGCCATTTCCTTGACTTTCGACCCCCTCGGCATTTGCCTTCCAGTGATGACAGGAGCAAGGTTACAGTTTCAACAAATTCATAAATTAGAACGCGAAAAGAAATTGCATCGCAGGTGGGACAACCATTTGCCTGAAGAAGTTCTGGCAAAGTGGGAAGAATGGACGAAAGGACTGAACAGACTATCTCTTATGTATGTCAGCCGTTGCTTCCGCCCGACCGAATTTCCTCTCGACAAATCAGTGTTTACGCTTATCATCTTTGCGGACGCCTCATTAGTAGCCTATTGTGCCGTCGCTTACTTTCGCGTGCAGTGCGGAGACAGGGTGCACGTCAGTTTTGTTATGGCAAAAGGCCGCCTCACGCCTCTCACCCCTATGACGATTCCGCGACTCGAACTAAAAGCCGCCGTCCTGGCGGTTCATATTTCAACCATTATAAAGAAGGAGCTTCGAATCATCATTTCCGCGACGGAATTTTATTCTGACTCAGAAATAGTGCTACATCAGTTGCGCACCAGCCGCCCTCGTCAGACAGCGTTCGTCGCGGCAAGAAGAAGCGAAATTCTTGCCCACTCGTCGGCGGAGCAATGGTACTATGTCTGCAGTGAAGACAATCCCGCGGACGCGTGCCCACGGGGCGTTGTTCCAAAAGATTTTGGGCCAGATTGCAAATGGATCACCAGACCTACATTTTTGTTAGATCCAGCGTTCGTACCAGTAGCATTCCATCCGCCTTCCGTTTTTGCTGATGATGAGACGGCGCAAGTCGTTAATGTCGGCCAACTAAGCGAGGCGCAACCATCACGCCACCCGTCATTTCTCGTCGTATCTAAAATCATCACTCAAAGCACCCAGCTCAACACCTTGAAGCGTGATGTCGCCCAAGCGTTACGGACTGAACCGGTTTCCGAAAAAGAACCAACCGCCGATGAGCTTGCGAATGCCTTTCGTCTCTGCCTAGCTATCTCGCAAGAAGAGGCATTCCCGCGGGAGAGCGATACCCTGGCAAAAGGCGCCTTAATCCCCCGGAATTCTATCTTGAAGCGGGTGGGGCCATACATCGACCCCGCCGACGGTTTATTGAAGGTGGACGGGCGGCTTCAACATGCAGAGCTCGTACTCGTCACCCCATCATCATAG